TCCTTTTATTACGGGAAACCCGAAAGCTTCACATATAGATATTAATCAAATTAAAGCTGATTATATATTGGTAACTCATGCACACCAAGATCATATTTTAGATGTTGAAGCTGTAGCTAAAAATACTGGAGCTGTAATTGTATCTAATTATGAAATTTATATGCACTATACAGCAAAAGATTTCAAAGCACATCCATTGAATCATGGAGGAACTTTTAGAACAGAATCTTTTTCTGCTAAATATGTAAATGCAATACATACCTCTTCTTTTCCAGATGGAAGCTATGGAGGTCAACCGGGCGGATTTGTAATTACTGCAGGTGATAAATCATTATACGTTGCAGGTGATACTGCAGTTACTATGGATATGAAGTTAATTCCAATGTCTACTCAATTAACAGCATCTATTTTACCAATTGGCGACAATTTTACTATGGGTGTTGAAGATGCAATCATCGCTACGGATTTAGTAGCTTGTGATAAAGTAATTGGTTGTCATTTTAATACATTTCCACCAATTGAAATTAATGTAGATGATGCTAAGAAAAAGTTTACCGAAGCAAACAAAGAATTATTAATCCTAGAAATAGGCACATCTGTAGAAATTTAAGAATGAAGAGAATCAAAATTATATTAGGAATCATAATAGCCTTTGCGGTTATTTTCTTGTCAACGGGATTAATTTTTAAAGAAACAGCTTACACAACACAGGTTGAAGTTCATAAACCATTAGCTGAAGTGTTTTCAGTTTTTAATGACAGTTCAAAAATCAACAACTGGATTCCAGAGTTAAAATCAATTGAACCAATTGATGTAAAACCAGAGAAAACGGGTAGTACGTACAAAATGGTTGTGAGTGATCCAAAGGGACAAGAAATTACATTAAGGGAAAAGATTATGGCTTTTGTTCCGAATGAAAAAGTTACCCTGTTTTTTAATACAGATGTAATGTTTAAAAAAGATGATTACACTTTTAATTTTAATAATGGAGTAACTACTATTACGAATAATTCTATTTGTAGAGGTAACTCATATTTGTTCAGTTGTGTTCTTCCATATTTTAAATCTAAAATAAAAGAACAAGATCAAGAGCATCTAAATAATTTCAAATCATTCATAGAGAAAAATTAAAAGATTGATAAAGGCAAAATTCTACAAGTACGTTTTAAATTTTAAACAACCTAGCGGAACTTCAAGAGGAGTTTTAAGAACTAAAGAAACTTACTTTTTAGTATTAAGTAAGGACGGAAACGAAGGTGTTGGAGAATGTGGATTGTTTAGAGGTTTGAGTATTGATGATACACCAGATTATGAAGAGAAGTTGAACTGGGTATGTGAAAACATTAACTTAGATTTAAAGGAGTTACTTCAGGAAACTATTGAGTATCCTTCAATTCAGTTTGGTTTAGAACAAGCATTTTTATCATTAAAGAGTTCGAATAAATTCGAATTATATCCTTCTGATTTTACGAAAAATCAAAATCCAATTTCAATAAATGGATTGATCTGGATGGGAGATAAGCAATTCATGAAAACCCAAATTCAGGATAAAATTGAACAAGGATTTTCATGTATAAAAATGAAAATCGGAGCTATTGACTTTGAGGAGGAATTGCGATTATTAGAATTTATCAGATCACAATTTTCTGAGAAAGATATAGAATTAAGAGTTGATGCTAATGGCGCTTTTTCTCCGGATACTGCACTGGAAAAGTTAGAAAAATTGTCTAAGTATAAATTACATTCTATAGAACAACCAATTAAACAAGGTCAATGGAATGAAATGGCTAAACTCTGCGAAACTACACCGCTTCCCATTGCTTTAGATGAGGAATTAATTGGTGTTTTTCATAAGACTAAAAAAGAAGAGTTAATAGAAGCAATACAACCACAATATATTATTTTAAAACCAAGCCTAGTTGGAGGAATTGGTGGAAGTAATGAATGGATAGAGATTTCTGAAAATAATAATATTGGTTGGTGGATTACATCTGCTCTTGAGAGTAATATTGGTTTAAATGCCATTGCACAGTGGACTTATACGTTAAAAAGTAACATGCCACAAGGTTTGGGAACTGGAGGATTATTTACAAATAATTTTGATAGCCCTCTTTATGTGGAACGAGGAAGTTTGGTGTATGATCCAAAACTCAATTGGGAATTTAATTTAAGTTAAAAATGAACTACATACAACAAGCATATAAAGGCGATTTAGGATTTTGGAAGTATACCGTTATTCCAGTTTTATTTATTGGAATGGTTGTGCTCAATATGATTGCTATTGAAATGTTTGATATCGATCAAGGTCAAGTAATCAGAGATGAAATAGCAAAAAAAGGAGAAAATTTAATGCTGATTGAATCGTTAGCAACCTTTGTCGTTTTTCTTGCTGTGTTATTATTGTGGGTTAAATTTATTCATAGACAATCCTTAACATCACTAACAACTTCAAGGAGTAAGATAGATTGGAAACGTATTTGGTTCGCTTTTTTTGTCTGGGGTGGAATTACAGCCGCTTATGTTTTTGTAGGCTATTTAATTGATCCAGATGCGCTTCAATGGAATTTTAAACCGAATAAGTTTTTAGGTTTATTAGTAATTGGTGTTTTAATGATTCCGTTACAAACAAGTTTTGAGGAATATTTATTCAGAGGATATCTATTACAAGGAATGGGAGCAAAGCTTAAAAATAGAATGATTCCATTGATTGTTACTTCGGTAATTTTCGGACTTTTACATTTTGCAAATCCAGAAGTTGGTAAATTTGGAAATGTTGTAATGCTTTATTACATAGGGACTGGATTGTTTTTAGGTATTATTACGCTATTAGATGAAGGATTGGAATTGGCTTTAGGATTTCATGCTGCTAATAATTTGATAGGTGCTTTATTGGTAACAGCAGATTGGACAGCCTTCCAAACGAATTCAATATTTAAAGATCTTTCTGAACCAAATGTGTATATAAATATTTTAATTCCAGTATTCATATTCTATCCTTTGTTATTGTTGCTTTTTGCTAAAAAGTATTCTTGGAATAATTGGAAAGAGAAGATAATGGGTAAAGTAGAAAGACCAACTGATATAGATCCAATTAATGAAATAGAAGGTATCGTTTAAAATCTATAAATGGATTTCATAAAAACACATCCTCGTTTTAAATTAAACGGAAATAATTTCCAAACGAAGCATGAGCTTTTAGAATATGCGGATCAATTTTCGTCTTCTGTAAAAGCTTTTTTAGAAGATTGGTTTAATGATGATGCTTTTGTAATAGTTCAAACTTCCGGATCAACGGGAAAGCCGAAACCAATCAAACTACAAAAAGATCATATGATAAACTCTGCTAAAGCAACGGGAGAGTTTTTTAGTTTAAAAGAAAATACCACAGCGTTACTCTGTATGTCTTCGGAGTACATCGCAGGAAAAATGATGTTGGTTAGAGCAATGGTTTTAGGTTGGAATATTGATGTTGTAGAGCCTGTATCTAATCCTTTGAAAGGAGTTGATAAAAATTACGATTTCTCGGCAATGGTTCCAATGCAGCTTCAAAATTCGTTGAAAGAACTGCATAAAGTAAAAAGTTTAATTGTTGGTGGAGGTGTAGTTTCAGAAACATTAAAACAACAAATTTCAGACGTTCAGACTAAAGTGTATGCCACATATGGAATGACGGAAACTATTACTCATATAGCAGTTAAAAAATTAAATCACTTTAATACAGTTCCTGCTTTTTATAAGATTTTACCAAATGTAGATATCAGTGTAGATTCTAGAGGATGCTTAATTATAAACGCTTCGAAAGTTGCTAAGGACCTTGTGGTAACTAATGATGTGGTACAATTAGTTTCTGAAAATGAGTTTGAATGGTTGGGTAGATACGATAACGTGATTAATTCTGGAGGAATTAAATTACATCCTGAGAAAATTGAACATAAACTATCAAAGGTAATTCAGAATCGATTTTTTGTAGCAGGAATTACTGATGAATTGTTAGGAGAGAAGTTAGTCTTAATCATTGAGGATAAAGAAGGTGAAATTAACGTTGAGAAGTTGTTAAATGTTATTTCTAAAAATAAGGATGTAACTAAGTATGAAATTCCTAAAGAAGTTTTTTTTGTTGAGGAATTTATAGAAACGGAAACAAAAAAAATCCAACGTTCGAAAACATTGGATTTAATTATTAAATAATCTTTAACGATTACCTGTCTACATCTAAAAACTCTTTAGTGTCAAACATTTTCTGGTAATCACTCAAAGAAATTCCGTACACTTCTTCAGTGTAATTAGAAGCTTTATCAATTTTATATAACTTGCTCTGTCTTTCTATTTCATAAGTGTTTTGAGCAAAATAAACTGAGTCATTTTCTACACGAGTTATTTTTAAAGTAGAATAAAAGTCTGATGGTTTATATTCAACTATATCTCCAGCTTGTGGCGCTTTAATATATTCTATAACATCTTTTTCGTGCTGGTTCACCGAGTAAATTCCAAAAGCAATTACGGCTAATAAAATTAAAGAACCAATCCAATAGGTGATTGGTGTTTTTGTATCTCTATGAACGTTATCATACTTTAATCGTAAATGATCATCCATTTGTTTAGGCTCTAAAGTAACTTTACAGTTATCGCATTCGGCAACACCTTTTTTGGGTAGTGGGAAAACAGGTATCCAATACAAATAGGCATATCTTCCGAAAATACTTACTGTGTAAGTTGTTTGTTGTTCGCAGTGAGCACACTTTGTCACGCTAACTTTTTCGCTCTTTAAATGAGCGCCTTTAGTTCCATAAAAAATCATGATTATCTTTTTTGTTAGTTTTTCTTTCTCGTAAATCTAAAAAAAAAATGTCACTTATTCTTTTT
This genomic window from Tenacibaculum sp. 190524A05c contains:
- a CDS encoding CPBP family intramembrane glutamic endopeptidase, yielding MNYIQQAYKGDLGFWKYTVIPVLFIGMVVLNMIAIEMFDIDQGQVIRDEIAKKGENLMLIESLATFVVFLAVLLLWVKFIHRQSLTSLTTSRSKIDWKRIWFAFFVWGGITAAYVFVGYLIDPDALQWNFKPNKFLGLLVIGVLMIPLQTSFEEYLFRGYLLQGMGAKLKNRMIPLIVTSVIFGLLHFANPEVGKFGNVVMLYYIGTGLFLGIITLLDEGLELALGFHAANNLIGALLVTADWTAFQTNSIFKDLSEPNVYINILIPVFIFYPLLLLLFAKKYSWNNWKEKIMGKVERPTDIDPINEIEGIV
- a CDS encoding AMP-binding protein, with translation MDFIKTHPRFKLNGNNFQTKHELLEYADQFSSSVKAFLEDWFNDDAFVIVQTSGSTGKPKPIKLQKDHMINSAKATGEFFSLKENTTALLCMSSEYIAGKMMLVRAMVLGWNIDVVEPVSNPLKGVDKNYDFSAMVPMQLQNSLKELHKVKSLIVGGGVVSETLKQQISDVQTKVYATYGMTETITHIAVKKLNHFNTVPAFYKILPNVDISVDSRGCLIINASKVAKDLVVTNDVVQLVSENEFEWLGRYDNVINSGGIKLHPEKIEHKLSKVIQNRFFVAGITDELLGEKLVLIIEDKEGEINVEKLLNVISKNKDVTKYEIPKEVFFVEEFIETETKKIQRSKTLDLIIK
- a CDS encoding SRPBCC family protein, whose protein sequence is MKRIKIILGIIIAFAVIFLSTGLIFKETAYTTQVEVHKPLAEVFSVFNDSSKINNWIPELKSIEPIDVKPEKTGSTYKMVVSDPKGQEITLREKIMAFVPNEKVTLFFNTDVMFKKDDYTFNFNNGVTTITNNSICRGNSYLFSCVLPYFKSKIKEQDQEHLNNFKSFIEKN
- a CDS encoding metal-dependent hydrolase, producing MKITFYGHACFGIEIANTHILIDPFITGNPKASHIDINQIKADYILVTHAHQDHILDVEAVAKNTGAVIVSNYEIYMHYTAKDFKAHPLNHGGTFRTESFSAKYVNAIHTSSFPDGSYGGQPGGFVITAGDKSLYVAGDTAVTMDMKLIPMSTQLTASILPIGDNFTMGVEDAIIATDLVACDKVIGCHFNTFPPIEINVDDAKKKFTEANKELLILEIGTSVEI
- a CDS encoding o-succinylbenzoate synthase, translated to MKAKFYKYVLNFKQPSGTSRGVLRTKETYFLVLSKDGNEGVGECGLFRGLSIDDTPDYEEKLNWVCENINLDLKELLQETIEYPSIQFGLEQAFLSLKSSNKFELYPSDFTKNQNPISINGLIWMGDKQFMKTQIQDKIEQGFSCIKMKIGAIDFEEELRLLEFIRSQFSEKDIELRVDANGAFSPDTALEKLEKLSKYKLHSIEQPIKQGQWNEMAKLCETTPLPIALDEELIGVFHKTKKEELIEAIQPQYIILKPSLVGGIGGSNEWIEISENNNIGWWITSALESNIGLNAIAQWTYTLKSNMPQGLGTGGLFTNNFDSPLYVERGSLVYDPKLNWEFNLS